The following coding sequences lie in one Amycolatopsis cihanbeyliensis genomic window:
- a CDS encoding DoxX family protein, whose amino-acid sequence MFARLQDVTALLGRLAVATVFLAHGLEKWDAGVSETAAGFESMGIPLPTVAAAFTILVEVVGSIAFIIGLALPLVGLGYAVVGLGATLGVHLEAGLTGQGGYELVLVLAGAGLALGFNGGRISLDHLLFWSKRKRERVGESEVQPA is encoded by the coding sequence ATGTTCGCTCGACTGCAAGACGTCACGGCCCTGCTCGGCCGCCTCGCCGTCGCGACCGTCTTCCTCGCGCACGGTCTGGAGAAGTGGGACGCGGGGGTGAGCGAGACGGCCGCCGGCTTCGAGAGCATGGGTATCCCGCTGCCGACGGTGGCCGCCGCGTTCACGATCCTGGTGGAGGTCGTCGGCTCGATCGCGTTCATCATCGGGCTCGCCCTGCCCCTGGTCGGCCTCGGCTATGCGGTGGTCGGTCTCGGCGCGACGCTGGGCGTGCACCTGGAGGCCGGGCTCACCGGCCAGGGTGGCTACGAACTGGTGCTGGTGCTCGCGGGCGCCGGCCTCGCGCTCGGTTTCAACGGCGGCCGGATCTCCCTGGACCACCTGCTGTTCTGGAGCAAGCGCAAGCGCGAACGGGTGGGCGAATCCGAGGTGCAGCCTGCCTGA
- the purE gene encoding 5-(carboxyamino)imidazole ribonucleotide mutase, producing MTEQGAPVVGVIMGSDSDWPVLEAAGKALEEFEVPYEVGVYSAHRTPQRMLDYAGSAAERGIRVIIAGAGGAAHLPGMVASATVLPVIGVPVPLKYLDGLDSLLSIVQMPAGVPVATVSVGGARNAGLLAVRILAAADETLRSRMADFQSDLARLVLDKDTALRSRLG from the coding sequence ATGACCGAGCAGGGCGCGCCGGTGGTCGGCGTGATCATGGGCAGCGACTCGGACTGGCCGGTGCTGGAGGCCGCGGGCAAGGCGCTGGAGGAGTTCGAGGTGCCGTACGAGGTCGGCGTCTACTCGGCACACCGCACCCCGCAGCGCATGCTCGACTACGCAGGCTCGGCCGCCGAGCGGGGGATCCGGGTGATCATCGCGGGCGCCGGCGGGGCCGCGCACCTGCCCGGGATGGTGGCCTCGGCCACGGTGCTGCCGGTGATCGGGGTGCCGGTGCCGCTGAAGTACCTGGACGGGCTGGACTCGTTGCTGTCCATCGTGCAGATGCCTGCCGGGGTGCCGGTGGCCACCGTGTCGGTCGGTGGGGCGCGCAACGCCGGCCTGCTCGCCGTGCGCATCCTCGCGGCCGCCGACGAGACCCTGCGCTCCCGGATGGCCGACTTCCAGTCCGATCTTGCCCGGCTGGTCCTGGACAAGGACACCGCCCTCCGCTCCCGCCTGGGGTGA
- the rfbD gene encoding dTDP-4-dehydrorhamnose reductase: MGGLSLLVPGGSGQLGRELAALAGESEFEVRAPGSAELDVTETGAVVEAVAELAARAAESGRSPVVVNAAAYTAVDAAESDEERAFAVNADGPRVLAAVCSSRRLPLVHVSTDYVFSGDGDRPYLPEDALGPRSAYGRTKAAGEDAVLGSGARAWIVRSGWVYGAHGRNFVKTIVGLEGERDELSVVDDQIGGPTWTADLAAGLVELAGMIAGGRGPERRILHCTGAGQASWFDLARAVFTELGADPERVKPCGTEEFPRPAPRPGYSVLSAEPWREAGLTPLRSWREALTAFFAKHADQLRATV, encoded by the coding sequence GTGGGCGGACTCAGCCTGCTGGTACCCGGCGGGAGCGGTCAGCTCGGCAGGGAGCTCGCCGCACTGGCGGGGGAGTCCGAGTTCGAGGTGCGCGCGCCCGGCTCGGCCGAGCTGGATGTGACCGAGACCGGCGCGGTGGTGGAAGCCGTCGCCGAGCTGGCCGCCCGTGCCGCGGAGTCCGGCCGGTCGCCGGTGGTGGTCAACGCCGCCGCCTACACCGCGGTGGACGCCGCGGAATCCGATGAGGAGCGGGCCTTCGCGGTGAACGCGGACGGCCCGCGGGTGCTGGCGGCCGTCTGCTCGTCCCGCCGGCTGCCGCTGGTGCATGTGTCCACCGACTACGTGTTCAGCGGGGACGGTGACCGTCCCTACCTTCCGGAGGACGCGCTGGGCCCGCGTAGCGCGTACGGGCGGACCAAGGCGGCCGGTGAGGACGCCGTGCTCGGTTCCGGCGCGCGGGCGTGGATCGTGCGGTCCGGCTGGGTATACGGGGCGCACGGGCGCAACTTCGTCAAGACCATTGTTGGCCTCGAGGGCGAGCGGGATGAACTATCCGTTGTGGACGATCAGATAGGTGGTCCTACGTGGACGGCCGATCTGGCGGCGGGGCTGGTCGAACTGGCCGGGATGATCGCCGGTGGTCGCGGCCCCGAGCGGCGGATCCTGCACTGCACCGGCGCGGGTCAAGCGAGCTGGTTCGACCTCGCGCGGGCGGTCTTCACCGAACTCGGGGCCGATCCGGAGCGGGTGAAGCCGTGCGGCACCGAGGAGTTCCCGCGCCCTGCCCCGCGCCCCGGGTACTCGGTGCTGTCCGCGGAACCCTGGCGGGAGGCCGGGCTGACCCCGCTCCGGTCCTGGCGGGAGGCGCTGACCGCCTTCTTCGCCAAGCACGCCGATCAGCTTCGCGCCACGGTGTAG
- a CDS encoding acyl-CoA dehydrogenase family protein translates to MTRVTDGAGLYQLAEEHEELRAAVRALAEKEIAPYAAEVDERERYPTEAREALAKSGFNAVHIPEEFQGQGADAIAACIVIEEVARVDASASLIPAVNKLGTQPILLSASPELKKLVLPSIAAGEASASYALSEREAGSDTASMRTRARLDGDSWVLNGTKAWITNAGESSWYTVMAVTDPEAEKKAGGISAFVVHAEDPGFSVGPKERKLGIKGSPTREVHFEDCRIPADRIIGEPGTGLKTALRTLEHTRPTIGAQALGIAQGALDASVDYVKERKQFGKAIGEFQGVQFMLADMGTKIEAARHLVYASAAASERGDERASFMASAAKSYASDIAMSVTTDAVQLFGGAGYTRDFPVERMMRDAKITQIYEGTNQIQRLVMARQLLK, encoded by the coding sequence GTGACGCGGGTGACTGACGGCGCCGGGCTGTACCAGCTAGCCGAGGAGCACGAGGAGTTGCGCGCGGCCGTGCGCGCCCTCGCCGAGAAGGAGATCGCGCCCTACGCCGCCGAGGTGGACGAGCGGGAGCGTTACCCCACGGAGGCCCGCGAGGCGCTGGCGAAGTCCGGGTTCAACGCGGTGCACATCCCGGAGGAGTTCCAGGGCCAGGGTGCCGACGCGATCGCGGCCTGCATCGTGATCGAGGAGGTCGCCAGGGTGGACGCCTCGGCCTCGCTCATCCCCGCGGTGAACAAGCTCGGCACGCAGCCGATCCTGCTCTCCGCGTCCCCGGAGCTGAAGAAGCTGGTCCTGCCGTCGATCGCCGCGGGCGAGGCCTCCGCCTCGTACGCGCTTTCCGAGCGGGAGGCCGGATCGGACACCGCGTCCATGCGCACCCGCGCCCGGCTCGACGGTGACTCCTGGGTGCTCAACGGCACCAAGGCCTGGATCACCAACGCGGGTGAGTCGAGTTGGTACACCGTGATGGCGGTGACCGACCCGGAGGCGGAGAAGAAGGCGGGCGGCATCTCCGCGTTCGTGGTGCACGCCGAGGACCCCGGTTTCTCGGTCGGGCCGAAGGAGCGCAAGCTCGGCATCAAGGGCTCGCCGACCAGGGAGGTCCACTTCGAGGACTGCCGGATCCCCGCCGATCGCATCATCGGCGAGCCGGGAACCGGCCTGAAGACGGCACTGCGCACGCTGGAACACACCCGCCCGACGATCGGCGCCCAGGCGCTGGGCATTGCGCAGGGCGCACTGGACGCCAGTGTGGACTACGTCAAGGAGCGCAAGCAGTTCGGCAAGGCCATCGGCGAGTTCCAGGGCGTGCAGTTCATGCTCGCCGACATGGGCACCAAGATCGAGGCCGCCCGGCACCTGGTCTACGCCTCGGCCGCGGCCAGCGAGCGCGGGGACGAGCGCGCGTCCTTCATGGCCTCGGCGGCGAAGTCCTACGCCTCGGACATCGCCATGTCGGTGACCACCGACGCGGTGCAGTTGTTCGGCGGCGCCGGCTACACCCGCGACTTCCCGGTCGAGCGCATGATGCGAGACGCGAAGATCACTCAGATCTACGAGGGCACCAACCAGATCCAGCGCCTGGTGATGGCCCGCCAACTCCTGAAGTAA
- the rfbB gene encoding dTDP-glucose 4,6-dehydratase, whose translation MRVLVTGGAGFIGSHYVRQALSGEYPALSGAEVVVLDKLTYAGNEANLAPVANSSRLRFVKGDICDAQLVSEVMTGVDLVVHFAAESHVDRSIAGSADFVLTNVVGTQTLLQAALHEGVGKFVHVSTDEVYGSIERGSWPEEHPLEPNSPYSASKASSDLLVRSFYRTHGLPVCVTRCSNNYGPYQFPEKVIPLFVTNLLDGAQVPLYGDGMNVRDWLHVDDHCYGIQLVADKGRPGEVYNIGGGIELTNRELTERLLGALDVGWEMVRPVQDRKGHDRRYSVDITKIGAELGYRPRIPFDTGLADTVRWYAENRAWWEPLKGRAALTER comes from the coding sequence ATGCGGGTGCTGGTCACCGGAGGCGCTGGGTTCATCGGATCGCATTACGTACGGCAAGCACTATCCGGTGAGTATCCGGCACTCTCCGGAGCCGAAGTGGTGGTGCTGGACAAGCTCACCTACGCCGGAAACGAGGCGAATCTCGCCCCGGTCGCGAACAGCTCACGGTTACGTTTCGTCAAAGGGGACATCTGCGATGCCCAACTGGTGAGCGAGGTGATGACCGGCGTGGACCTGGTGGTGCATTTCGCCGCGGAGTCGCACGTCGATCGCTCCATCGCCGGTTCGGCCGACTTCGTGCTGACCAACGTCGTCGGTACGCAGACCCTGCTGCAGGCGGCCCTGCACGAGGGCGTCGGCAAGTTCGTGCACGTTTCCACCGACGAGGTGTACGGCTCGATCGAGCGGGGTTCCTGGCCGGAGGAGCATCCGCTGGAGCCGAACTCGCCGTACTCCGCTTCCAAGGCCTCCTCCGACCTGCTGGTCCGGTCCTTCTACCGCACGCACGGCCTGCCGGTCTGCGTGACGCGGTGCTCGAACAACTACGGCCCGTACCAGTTCCCGGAGAAGGTGATCCCGCTCTTCGTGACCAACCTGCTGGACGGTGCGCAGGTACCGCTCTACGGGGACGGGATGAACGTGCGTGACTGGCTGCACGTGGATGACCACTGCTACGGCATTCAACTGGTGGCGGACAAGGGGCGCCCCGGGGAGGTCTACAACATCGGGGGCGGCATTGAGCTGACCAACCGGGAGCTGACCGAACGCCTGCTCGGCGCGCTCGACGTGGGCTGGGAGATGGTGCGGCCGGTGCAGGACCGCAAGGGCCACGACCGGCGTTACTCGGTGGACATCACCAAGATCGGTGCTGAGTTAGGCTACCGGCCGCGGATCCCCTTCGACACCGGCCTGGCGGACACGGTGCGCTGGTACGCGGAGAACCGCGCGTGGTGGGAGCCGCTGAAAGGTCGTGCGGCGCTGACGGAGAGGTGA
- a CDS encoding LCP family protein, whose translation MTDWPGRAVDRAGARGRSTVVVLALRGGKTLISLVSLIVLGLTWYGWQFVGDVNEGLATTNVFDDEMPVKPLDGAIDILLVGQDSRTDQQGNPLPREVLDMLHAGEADGERQTDTMILVHIPQNGKRAVAVSFPRDSWVRLAGGYGKHKLNGAFVYAYNDTHQTLQQQGMTDLEEIDKKAKIAGRKNLIKTIERLIGRPGMIDRYAEVNLASFYEITKALGGIKVCLKEPVEEYRSGIDLPAGEQTIEGVQALAFVRQRYGLPRSDLDRIARQQAFLSGLARKVLSTEVLMNPSKLSDLVGAVKKSVVLSERWDLLEFAAQMRGLSGGNVEFHTIPVVGNAEIGGADVIQVDVDEVRSFMDEIVGEEPSTTPPATGSVEASDPSEVTVDVYNGSGQATLGSQVRGLLREKGFQGSGSATATPVSNTVVRHPPGEEDNVAALREALGQDFETEQDGEIPSGRLHLVLGSDYTGTSAGEPSNASHQAPGRTDRTRQGTSDEHTEEPITADGVPCVN comes from the coding sequence GTGACCGACTGGCCGGGGCGAGCGGTCGACCGCGCCGGCGCGCGCGGCCGCAGCACTGTTGTCGTGCTGGCCCTGCGTGGCGGAAAGACCCTGATCTCCCTTGTCTCGCTGATCGTGCTCGGGCTCACCTGGTACGGCTGGCAGTTCGTGGGGGATGTCAACGAGGGCCTGGCCACGACCAACGTCTTCGACGACGAGATGCCGGTCAAGCCACTGGACGGAGCCATTGACATCCTGCTGGTCGGGCAGGACAGCCGCACCGACCAGCAGGGCAACCCGCTGCCCCGCGAGGTGCTGGACATGCTGCACGCGGGCGAGGCCGACGGCGAGCGGCAGACCGACACGATGATCCTGGTGCACATCCCGCAGAACGGGAAACGCGCGGTGGCCGTGTCCTTCCCCCGCGACTCCTGGGTACGGCTGGCCGGCGGGTACGGCAAGCACAAGCTCAACGGTGCGTTCGTCTACGCCTACAACGACACCCACCAGACCTTGCAGCAGCAGGGAATGACCGACCTGGAGGAGATCGACAAGAAGGCCAAGATCGCGGGCAGGAAGAACCTGATCAAGACGATCGAGCGGTTGATCGGCCGGCCCGGCATGATCGACAGGTACGCCGAGGTGAACCTGGCCAGCTTCTACGAGATCACCAAGGCCCTCGGCGGCATCAAGGTGTGCCTGAAGGAGCCGGTCGAGGAGTACCGCTCCGGCATCGACCTACCCGCGGGCGAGCAAACCATCGAGGGGGTGCAGGCGCTGGCCTTCGTCCGGCAACGCTACGGCCTGCCCCGTAGCGACCTGGACCGGATCGCGCGGCAGCAGGCCTTCCTCTCCGGCCTGGCCCGCAAGGTGCTCTCCACCGAAGTCCTGATGAACCCGTCGAAGCTCAGTGATCTCGTCGGCGCGGTGAAGAAGTCCGTTGTGCTCTCGGAGCGCTGGGACCTGCTCGAGTTCGCGGCGCAGATGCGCGGACTCAGCGGCGGAAACGTCGAGTTCCACACGATTCCGGTCGTCGGCAACGCGGAGATCGGCGGCGCCGACGTCATCCAGGTCGATGTGGACGAAGTTCGGTCCTTTATGGACGAAATAGTCGGCGAAGAGCCCTCCACGACACCCCCGGCCACCGGTTCGGTCGAAGCGAGCGACCCTTCCGAGGTCACCGTGGACGTCTACAACGGTTCCGGCCAGGCGACCCTCGGGTCACAGGTACGGGGACTGTTGCGGGAAAAGGGTTTCCAGGGAAGCGGCTCGGCGACGGCCACACCCGTCTCGAACACCGTCGTGCGGCACCCGCCCGGCGAGGAGGACAACGTGGCCGCGCTTCGCGAGGCACTGGGGCAGGACTTCGAGACGGAGCAGGACGGCGAGATACCCAGCGGCAGGCTGCACCTGGTGCTCGGGTCGGACTACACCGGCACCTCCGCGGGAGAACCGTCCAACGCGAGCCACCAGGCGCCCGGCCGGACCGACCGGACCCGGCAGGGCACATCGGACGAGCACACCGAGGAACCGATCACGGCCGACGGCGTCCCCTGCGTGAACTGA
- a CDS encoding oxygenase MpaB family protein produces the protein MSSVQVTEEEAAKLTLGPDSVSWQRASDVRGFLGAGYALLLQVTHPTIGSGVRDHSNFRQEPWQRLFRTLDYVMLTVYSGQDAIEVTRKLREMHKRIKGVNPDGSRYHALEPGAYAWVQATLVQAIVMLHKHFGRPMSEEETERLYAEWLGLGRLLGIRAGDLPATWAEFEVYFDEMVANRLAHTETADVVLASLRRPARPPLLPRWTEPVWRLVTLPAAHVLTLCTIGLLPDSLRRRLGLRWTRWQDRQLRALRAASRAITPLLPRHLRINGPLYLRSRVRAIARDEFAPARYTVARS, from the coding sequence ATGAGCTCCGTCCAGGTCACCGAGGAAGAAGCGGCGAAACTGACACTCGGCCCGGACTCGGTTTCCTGGCAGCGGGCGAGTGACGTCCGGGGGTTCCTCGGTGCGGGATACGCCCTGCTCCTGCAGGTGACTCACCCCACGATCGGCTCCGGCGTGCGGGATCACTCCAACTTCCGGCAGGAACCGTGGCAGCGCCTTTTCCGCACTCTCGACTACGTGATGCTGACCGTCTACTCCGGGCAGGACGCCATCGAGGTGACCCGCAAGCTGCGGGAGATGCACAAGCGGATCAAGGGAGTGAACCCGGACGGCAGCCGGTACCACGCGCTGGAACCGGGAGCCTACGCCTGGGTACAGGCCACCCTGGTGCAGGCGATCGTCATGCTGCACAAGCACTTCGGCCGACCGATGAGCGAGGAGGAGACCGAACGGCTCTATGCCGAATGGCTCGGGCTCGGCCGGTTGCTCGGTATCCGGGCCGGGGACCTGCCGGCCACCTGGGCGGAGTTCGAGGTCTACTTCGACGAGATGGTCGCGAACCGGTTGGCACACACCGAGACCGCGGATGTGGTGCTGGCCAGCCTGCGCAGGCCGGCGCGCCCTCCCCTGCTGCCCCGCTGGACCGAACCGGTGTGGCGGCTGGTCACCCTACCCGCGGCGCATGTGCTGACCCTGTGCACCATCGGTCTGCTGCCGGACTCCCTCCGCCGGCGGCTCGGCCTGCGCTGGACCCGCTGGCAGGACCGCCAGTTGCGCGCGCTGCGCGCGGCGTCCCGTGCGATCACCCCGTTGCTGCCGAGACACTTGCGCATCAACGGGCCGCTGTACCTGCGCAGCAGGGTTCGGGCGATCGCGCGGGACGAGTTCGCCCCGGCGCGCTACACCGTGGCGCGAAGCTGA
- a CDS encoding LCP family protein: MNDEDEQKAATEGTTTELDEDVTESDQSPEADSAADTADEEGEEPVAERPRPTPYPRSTPPRPRRGGRGRRAVGRTLLGLLSAVALAATGYAYSTVDDLRDNVNTTDALGQQDERRSPPADDGANDILLVGTDARTDMEGNPLPPAVLRTLRTEGKAGINTDTLILLRIPRNGGKPAAVSIPRDSWVAVPDGGNRKINAPYGIAKSAAAQRLRAAGETDRAKIERESDQAGRKALVQTVQDLTQIRVDHYAEVNLLGFYLMTEALGGVKVCLKHATVDKDSGASFRAGPQVVDGGEALAFVRQRKNLPRGDLDRIQRQQAFLASALHKVLSAGTLTDTDKLGRLTDALRRSLVLDRDLDLLSFAEQVRDVATGEMEFRTIPVVAVGARSQDGQSIIEVDLAEVRRFIGSLAGRDNPPASTPSPTSGTTPDTQEDSGGGGAPGGRQPTDPITVDGVPCVN; the protein is encoded by the coding sequence GTGAACGATGAGGACGAGCAGAAGGCAGCCACCGAGGGCACGACGACGGAGTTGGACGAGGACGTCACCGAATCGGACCAATCGCCCGAAGCGGACAGTGCGGCCGATACGGCTGACGAGGAGGGCGAGGAACCGGTCGCCGAACGACCCAGGCCGACCCCGTATCCCCGGAGTACCCCTCCCCGGCCACGCCGCGGGGGCCGCGGCCGGCGCGCCGTCGGCCGCACGCTGCTCGGCCTGCTCTCGGCGGTCGCGCTGGCGGCCACCGGGTACGCCTACTCCACGGTGGACGATCTGCGGGACAACGTGAACACCACCGACGCGCTCGGCCAGCAGGATGAGCGGCGCTCGCCACCCGCCGACGACGGTGCCAACGACATCCTGCTCGTCGGCACCGACGCCAGGACCGATATGGAGGGCAACCCCCTGCCGCCCGCCGTGCTGCGCACGCTGCGCACCGAGGGCAAGGCCGGAATCAACACCGACACCCTGATCCTGCTGCGGATACCGCGCAACGGCGGTAAACCGGCCGCGGTGTCCATCCCGCGGGACAGCTGGGTCGCCGTTCCCGACGGCGGGAACCGCAAGATCAACGCGCCGTACGGGATCGCGAAGAGCGCGGCGGCGCAGCGGCTGCGGGCGGCGGGCGAAACCGACCGGGCGAAGATCGAGCGGGAGTCGGACCAGGCGGGGCGCAAGGCGCTGGTGCAGACCGTGCAGGACCTCACCCAGATCCGGGTCGACCACTACGCCGAGGTCAACCTGCTCGGCTTCTACCTGATGACCGAGGCCCTCGGCGGGGTCAAGGTGTGCCTGAAGCACGCCACGGTGGACAAGGACTCCGGCGCCAGCTTCCGCGCAGGGCCGCAGGTGGTCGACGGCGGCGAGGCGCTGGCCTTCGTGCGGCAGCGCAAGAACCTGCCGCGGGGCGACCTGGACCGGATCCAGCGGCAGCAGGCGTTCCTGGCCTCGGCGCTGCACAAGGTGCTGTCCGCGGGCACGCTGACCGACACCGACAAGCTGGGCAGGCTCACCGATGCCCTGCGCCGCTCGCTCGTCCTGGACAGGGATCTCGACCTGCTCTCCTTCGCCGAGCAGGTGCGGGACGTGGCCACCGGGGAGATGGAGTTCCGGACCATTCCGGTGGTGGCGGTCGGCGCCAGGAGCCAGGACGGGCAGAGCATCATCGAGGTGGACCTGGCCGAGGTTCGCCGGTTCATCGGCTCGCTTGCCGGCAGGGACAACCCGCCGGCCAGCACGCCGAGCCCCACGTCAGGCACTACGCCGGACACGCAGGAGGACTCCGGCGGGGGCGGTGCGCCGGGCGGGCGCCAACCCACCGACCCGATCACCGTGGACGGCGTCCCCTGCGTGAACTAG
- a CDS encoding TetR/AcrR family transcriptional regulator: protein MRTSPTRNWRGVSAEDRRSGRRARLVEAGLEVIGTQGWAAATVRSVCREAGLTERYFYESFADRDALLVAVYEQVLTEGIESVLRAVAEAPRDFRQTVRAAITAGVDLVTGDRRKGRVLVLEATSNESLQRRRQEGMRAQATLVSELARDFLGERAPDPADAEITSLAMVGTLAEVGGAYLEGRLQVSRQRLIDHLSGIVVAAATVSSAQP, encoded by the coding sequence GTGCGTACCTCTCCCACCCGCAACTGGCGCGGAGTCAGTGCCGAGGATCGCCGGTCCGGGCGCCGTGCCCGGCTGGTCGAGGCCGGCCTCGAGGTGATCGGTACGCAGGGCTGGGCCGCGGCGACCGTGCGTTCGGTGTGCCGGGAGGCCGGGCTCACCGAGCGCTACTTCTACGAGAGCTTCGCCGACCGGGACGCGCTGCTGGTCGCGGTGTACGAGCAGGTGCTGACCGAGGGCATCGAGTCGGTGCTGCGCGCCGTGGCCGAGGCACCGAGGGACTTCCGGCAGACCGTGCGGGCGGCGATCACCGCGGGCGTCGACCTGGTCACCGGCGACCGGCGCAAGGGCCGCGTCCTGGTGCTGGAGGCCACGAGCAACGAATCGCTGCAACGGCGCCGCCAGGAGGGCATGCGGGCGCAGGCCACCCTGGTTTCCGAGCTGGCGCGGGACTTTCTCGGTGAGCGGGCACCGGATCCCGCGGACGCGGAGATCACCTCGCTGGCGATGGTCGGCACGCTGGCCGAGGTCGGCGGCGCCTACCTCGAGGGAAGGCTCCAGGTGTCGCGGCAGCGGCTGATCGACCACCTTTCCGGGATCGTGGTCGCGGCCGCCACGGTCAGCTCGGCCCAGCCGTGA
- a CDS encoding 5-(carboxyamino)imidazole ribonucleotide synthase yields MDIRTGLPVVGMVGGGQLARMTHQAAISLGQSLRVLAAGENDSAGLVAGEVVQGLHTDLDALRSFARGVDVLTFDHEHVPGEHLRALAAEGVVVRPGPDALRHAQDKLVMRERLAALGVPGPAFEPVSAVEDALKFGAEQGWPVVLKAARGGYDGRGVWMLDSERQAGELIPELLAAGTPLLVEARVDMRRELAALVARSPFGQGAAWPVVETVQSGGINTEVLAPAPDLDPDGQQRAQELALRVAAELEVVGVLAVELFETADGLLVNELAMRPHNSGHWTMDGARTSQFEQHLRAVLDYPLGLTDPIAPACVMANVLGAPTAPEMGPDERLHHLFARYPEARVHSYGKAERPGRKLGHVNLAGERMPELRERARLAAHWLSHAEWLDGYQIH; encoded by the coding sequence GGTCGGCATGGTCGGCGGCGGCCAGCTGGCCAGGATGACGCACCAGGCCGCGATCTCCCTCGGCCAGTCGCTCCGGGTGCTCGCCGCGGGCGAGAACGACTCGGCCGGGCTGGTCGCCGGCGAGGTGGTGCAGGGCCTGCACACCGACCTGGACGCGCTGCGTTCCTTCGCCCGCGGCGTCGACGTGCTCACCTTCGACCACGAGCACGTCCCCGGCGAGCACCTGCGCGCGCTGGCCGCCGAGGGGGTCGTGGTCCGGCCGGGTCCGGATGCCCTGCGGCATGCCCAGGACAAGCTGGTGATGCGGGAACGCCTCGCCGCGCTGGGTGTACCCGGGCCCGCGTTCGAGCCGGTGTCCGCCGTGGAGGACGCGCTGAAGTTCGGCGCGGAACAGGGCTGGCCGGTGGTGCTGAAGGCGGCCCGCGGCGGCTACGACGGGCGTGGCGTGTGGATGCTGGACTCCGAGCGGCAGGCAGGGGAGCTGATCCCGGAGCTGCTCGCCGCGGGGACACCGCTGCTGGTCGAGGCCAGGGTGGACATGCGGCGCGAGCTGGCCGCGCTGGTCGCCCGCTCACCGTTCGGGCAGGGCGCCGCCTGGCCGGTGGTGGAGACCGTGCAGTCCGGCGGGATCAACACCGAGGTGCTCGCCCCGGCCCCTGACCTGGACCCGGACGGGCAGCAGCGTGCCCAGGAACTGGCCCTGCGGGTCGCCGCCGAGCTCGAGGTGGTCGGCGTGCTCGCGGTGGAGCTGTTCGAGACGGCGGACGGCCTGCTGGTCAACGAGCTGGCGATGCGCCCGCACAACTCCGGGCACTGGACCATGGACGGGGCACGGACCTCGCAGTTCGAGCAGCATCTCCGGGCCGTGCTGGACTATCCCCTCGGCCTGACGGACCCGATCGCGCCCGCCTGCGTGATGGCCAACGTGCTCGGCGCGCCCACCGCGCCGGAGATGGGGCCGGACGAGCGGCTGCACCACCTGTTCGCCCGGTATCCGGAGGCGCGGGTGCATTCCTACGGGAAGGCGGAGCGGCCGGGGCGCAAACTGGGGCACGTGAACCTGGCGGGGGAGCGGATGCCGGAGCTGCGCGAGCGTGCCCGGCTGGCCGCGCACTGGTTGTCCCACGCGGAATGGCTGGACGGCTACCAGATCCACTAG
- a CDS encoding TIGR03089 family protein has product MSLTEHLLRPLLSSSAARPVITHYDDAAGSRVELSVATLANWAAKTANWLVEELDVEQGDEVAVRLPAHWQTAGVLLGAWWCGARVTVEDTAAAVAFVGPAAAPSAARETAVVALDPLGRGLAEPPAEGAHDYLTESRLAGDEFSPLLPVPGDAPALLDSTVDELIAEARSRAGKLGIGNGDRVLSTIDWQLPGGVVDGLLAPLAAGAHLVQVTGADPAKLADRRSTERTTIDLLG; this is encoded by the coding sequence GTGAGCCTCACCGAGCATCTGCTGCGCCCCCTGCTGTCCTCCTCTGCGGCGCGCCCCGTGATCACCCACTACGACGACGCCGCGGGCAGCCGGGTCGAGCTGTCCGTGGCCACCCTGGCGAACTGGGCGGCCAAGACGGCCAACTGGCTGGTCGAGGAGTTGGATGTGGAGCAGGGAGACGAGGTGGCCGTCCGGTTGCCGGCGCACTGGCAGACCGCCGGGGTGCTGCTCGGCGCATGGTGGTGCGGCGCACGGGTGACAGTCGAGGACACCGCGGCCGCCGTGGCGTTCGTCGGGCCCGCCGCGGCGCCGAGTGCGGCGCGGGAGACGGCCGTGGTCGCGCTGGACCCACTCGGCCGCGGCCTTGCGGAGCCGCCGGCCGAGGGCGCCCACGACTACCTGACCGAGTCGCGGCTCGCCGGCGACGAGTTCTCCCCGTTACTACCCGTTCCCGGAGACGCACCGGCACTTCTCGATTCCACTGTGGACGAGTTGATCGCCGAAGCCCGGTCGCGTGCCGGCAAGCTGGGGATCGGCAACGGTGATCGGGTACTGTCTACTATAGATTGGCAGCTTCCGGGCGGCGTAGTGGACGGTTTGCTGGCGCCACTCGCCGCGGGCGCGCACCTGGTGCAGGTCACCGGCGCCGACCCGGCGAAGCTGGCCGATCGCCGTAGCACCGAGCGTACGACGATCGACCTGCTCGGCTGA